In Gemmatimonadales bacterium, a single window of DNA contains:
- the murC gene encoding UDP-N-acetylmuramate--L-alanine ligase codes for MHFVGIGGAGMSALALITRRRGVPVTGCDPAPEGAADVAALGAKIADRHDPAHVEGARAVVYTAAVPQDHPELVRARELGIPVVPRKEALAGLVAGGTVVGIAGTHGKTTTTVMTTEALAAAGLAPTGLAGGRVGQWGGNARLDGSSLFVVEADEYDKAFLALHPTVAVVNNVEADHLECYGSFDALEEAFATFAARARVRLIGVDDAGAARLAARLGPGILRFGVAADAECRISDVRQESLLTVASVTLPGRKAVTLRLRVPGLHNLRNATAALGVVHALDGPLEPALEALAEFPGVGRRFERLGDAGGVTLVDDYAHHPTELAATLEAARQAFPGRRLVAVFQPHLYSRTQAHSTAMGQALAGADLAVVTEIYAAREQPVPGVSGVLVAEAARAAGANVHFAPDRGEVGRLVLGLLAPGDVLLTLGAGDITRLGPELAAGLRAG; via the coding sequence GTGCACTTCGTCGGCATCGGCGGGGCGGGGATGAGCGCCCTGGCGTTGATCACGCGTCGGCGGGGGGTGCCTGTGACCGGTTGCGACCCGGCTCCGGAAGGCGCTGCCGATGTGGCGGCTCTGGGAGCCAAAATCGCCGACCGACACGATCCTGCCCACGTCGAGGGGGCCCGCGCGGTGGTGTACACCGCGGCGGTCCCTCAGGACCACCCGGAGCTGGTGCGGGCCCGTGAACTCGGGATTCCGGTTGTGCCGCGCAAGGAAGCGCTCGCCGGTCTGGTCGCAGGTGGCACTGTCGTCGGGATTGCGGGGACGCACGGCAAGACGACCACCACGGTGATGACGACCGAGGCACTGGCGGCGGCCGGCCTGGCCCCGACGGGACTGGCAGGCGGACGGGTCGGCCAATGGGGTGGAAACGCCCGGCTCGATGGTAGCTCGCTCTTTGTGGTCGAGGCCGACGAGTACGACAAGGCCTTTCTCGCCCTCCACCCGACGGTGGCGGTCGTAAACAACGTCGAGGCCGACCACCTCGAGTGCTACGGGTCCTTCGACGCGCTCGAGGAGGCGTTCGCCACATTCGCGGCGCGGGCTCGCGTGCGGCTGATCGGCGTCGACGATGCAGGCGCGGCCCGTCTGGCGGCACGGCTCGGGCCGGGGATTCTGAGGTTCGGGGTGGCGGCCGACGCCGAATGTCGCATCTCCGACGTCCGGCAGGAATCATTGCTGACCGTGGCTTCGGTGACGCTGCCGGGGCGGAAGGCCGTGACGCTCCGGTTGCGTGTGCCGGGGCTCCACAACCTCCGGAACGCCACGGCGGCCCTCGGGGTTGTCCATGCGCTCGACGGGCCACTGGAGCCGGCGCTCGAGGCCCTCGCGGAGTTTCCCGGTGTGGGGCGGCGGTTCGAGCGGCTCGGCGATGCGGGCGGCGTGACGCTGGTGGACGACTATGCGCACCACCCGACGGAACTGGCCGCCACGCTTGAGGCTGCGCGCCAGGCGTTTCCAGGTCGACGACTGGTGGCGGTGTTCCAGCCCCACCTCTACAGCCGGACCCAGGCGCACAGCACCGCGATGGGGCAGGCGCTTGCCGGGGCCGACCTGGCGGTGGTTACCGAGATTTATGCCGCGCGGGAGCAGCCAGTGCCCGGCGTGAGCGGTGTGCTGGTGGCCGAGGCGGCCCGGGCTGCAGGCGCAAACGTGCATTTTGCGCCTGACCGGGGGGAGGTCGGCCGGTTGGTGCTGGGACTCCTGGCGCCGGGCGATGTGCTCCTGACCCTCGGGGCGGGCGACATCACCAGGCTCGGGCCCGAGCTGGCAGCCGGGCTGCGGGCCGGATGA
- a CDS encoding FtsQ-type POTRA domain-containing protein: MRRWLRPVLLAVAGVAAGGLLWFGGPLLLRKVNFFQVRRVELVGVSAVNPPDLVAALKIPTRGNLFDDLRPYQQRALAFPGIRSAQVHRRLPGTLVVEVTEARAVALAPKDGRLAMIGRNGKFLPFDPAVSAPDLPVVDQPGVAVARVLGRLQELDPELFSRVVTASQVNGDVLVDLGGHRLWFRPDVTAEVIRAVMAAEQVLGQQGRAWVELDGRFAGQVVVRGRGRPA; this comes from the coding sequence ATGAGGCGCTGGCTTCGACCGGTGCTCCTGGCCGTCGCTGGTGTCGCGGCCGGCGGGCTCCTCTGGTTTGGCGGCCCGCTCCTCCTGAGGAAGGTCAACTTCTTTCAGGTGCGGAGGGTCGAGCTGGTCGGGGTGAGCGCGGTCAACCCACCGGATCTCGTCGCGGCGCTGAAGATTCCGACCCGGGGCAATCTTTTCGACGATCTCCGCCCGTACCAGCAGCGGGCGCTGGCCTTTCCGGGGATCCGGAGTGCGCAGGTGCATCGGCGCCTCCCGGGGACGCTCGTGGTAGAGGTCACGGAGGCGCGAGCGGTCGCGCTGGCGCCAAAGGACGGGCGCCTCGCCATGATCGGGCGGAACGGGAAGTTCCTGCCGTTCGACCCGGCGGTGTCGGCGCCGGACCTCCCGGTGGTCGACCAGCCCGGCGTGGCGGTTGCCCGGGTGCTCGGGCGCCTGCAGGAACTCGATCCTGAGTTATTTTCGAGGGTGGTCACGGCCTCGCAGGTGAATGGGGACGTGCTGGTGGACTTGGGCGGACACCGACTGTGGTTCCGCCCTGACGTGACAGCGGAGGTTATTCGCGCGGTGATGGCAGCAGAACAGGTACTCGGCCAGCAGGGCCGCGCGTGGGTGGAACTGGACGGCCGATTTGCCGGACAGGTGGTCGTGCGGGGACGGGGACGTCCGGCATGA
- the ftsA gene encoding cell division protein FtsA has product MTASPQRLVAALDLGSTRTVAIVAEATGDSREPLARILGVGIERSAGMRRGVIRDLEETTRAITKAMADAQRMAGVEVGTVYCGIAGEHVAGRSSHGMVSVTGDEIRTGDVARVNDMASNVSFGRDHELLHAIPQDYIIDQQPGISEPIGMSGSRLEAEVYLVTVLSSVLQNLRRAVERAGFHVGEFVLEPLAASLAVLTPDERELGCAIVELGGGSTNVSIFQGGKIRHTASLLCAGGHVTADLVHGLQVTQQDAERIKERFGAAYEPLVPEDDVIQLPSTPGQGARSAHRRVLAHIMHMRLQEVLEYALDEITRAGYHQRLPAGVILTGGGAQATGIVELGREVFAMPVRVGIPRQGLTGLADSVESPRMVVPAGLALYGARQLALGSGFGSGGRRGTQVEKYLAPVKRWLQDFF; this is encoded by the coding sequence ATGACCGCCTCTCCGCAACGCCTGGTCGCCGCACTCGACCTTGGTTCCACTCGCACCGTCGCCATCGTCGCCGAAGCGACCGGCGACTCCCGGGAGCCGCTGGCCCGAATCCTCGGCGTCGGCATCGAGCGGTCTGCGGGGATGCGTCGGGGCGTCATCCGGGATCTCGAAGAGACGACCCGCGCCATCACCAAGGCCATGGCGGACGCGCAGCGGATGGCTGGCGTCGAGGTCGGTACCGTGTACTGCGGCATCGCCGGCGAACATGTGGCCGGCCGGAGCTCCCACGGGATGGTGTCGGTCACGGGAGATGAGATCCGCACGGGCGACGTGGCGCGCGTCAATGACATGGCCAGCAACGTCTCCTTCGGCCGCGACCACGAACTCCTGCACGCCATTCCGCAGGATTACATCATCGACCAGCAGCCGGGGATCAGCGAGCCCATCGGGATGAGCGGTTCGCGGCTCGAAGCCGAGGTGTACCTGGTCACGGTGCTCTCGAGCGTCTTGCAGAACCTGCGGCGTGCAGTGGAGCGGGCCGGCTTCCATGTGGGAGAGTTCGTGCTCGAACCGCTGGCCGCCTCGCTGGCCGTGCTCACGCCCGACGAACGGGAGCTGGGGTGCGCCATCGTGGAGCTCGGAGGCGGGTCCACCAACGTCTCGATCTTCCAGGGCGGCAAGATTCGCCATACCGCGTCGCTGCTCTGCGCCGGTGGGCATGTGACCGCCGACCTGGTGCACGGCCTGCAGGTGACCCAGCAGGACGCCGAGCGCATCAAGGAGCGGTTCGGCGCCGCCTACGAACCGCTGGTGCCGGAAGACGACGTCATCCAGCTGCCCAGCACGCCGGGTCAGGGGGCGCGGAGCGCGCACCGCCGGGTGCTTGCGCATATAATGCACATGCGGCTGCAGGAAGTGCTGGAATACGCCCTCGACGAGATCACCCGCGCCGGGTACCACCAGCGCCTGCCGGCCGGCGTCATCCTGACCGGCGGCGGCGCGCAGGCCACCGGCATCGTGGAGCTGGGCCGCGAGGTGTTTGCCATGCCGGTGCGGGTCGGCATCCCGCGGCAGGGGCTCACCGGCCTGGCCGACAGCGTGGAATCGCCGCGGATGGTGGTGCCCGCCGGGTTGGCCCTCTATGGCGCACGGCAACTGGCGCTCGGCAGCGGCTTCGGCAGCGGCGGGCGTCGCGGCACCCAGGTTGAGAAGTACCTCGCCCCCGTCAAGCGTTGGCTGCAAGACTTCTTCTGA
- the ftsZ gene encoding cell division protein FtsZ, which produces MIFELEETVTQSAKMKVVGVGGGGGNAVNRMIEERLLGVEFISVNTDAQALTASRSDIKVQIGKKLTRGLGAGARPEIGRQAVEENRDEIIAAVQGADLVFVTCGMGGGTGTGAAPIVAQVARDIGALTVGIVTKPFLFEGRKRMRQAEMGIAELRNNVDTMIVVPNERLLAVVGKGIPFQDALKKADEVLLHATQGIAGLITSTGIINVDFADVRTIMQNGGAALMGTGTGRGDNRAMEAAQQAISSPLLDNVSITGATGVLINITGGNDLTLGEASTINQIIHDAAGDDAEIIFGAHNDPAMEGEVRVTVIATGFDRTITHDVGGRSAPGILPFPTPRRTATPPPLSNQTPAPASRPEPRRPAAPSDVPDMEIPTFIRRQMD; this is translated from the coding sequence ATGATCTTCGAGCTCGAAGAAACGGTCACCCAAAGCGCCAAGATGAAGGTCGTCGGCGTCGGCGGCGGCGGTGGCAACGCGGTGAACCGGATGATCGAGGAGCGCCTGCTGGGCGTGGAGTTCATCTCGGTCAACACCGACGCCCAGGCGCTCACGGCCTCGCGGTCGGACATCAAGGTCCAGATCGGCAAGAAGCTGACCCGCGGCCTCGGCGCCGGCGCCCGGCCCGAAATTGGCCGGCAGGCGGTCGAGGAAAACCGGGACGAGATCATCGCCGCGGTGCAGGGCGCCGACCTGGTCTTCGTGACCTGCGGCATGGGCGGCGGTACGGGAACCGGAGCGGCGCCGATCGTGGCCCAGGTGGCGCGGGACATCGGCGCGCTGACCGTGGGCATCGTGACCAAGCCGTTCCTCTTCGAAGGCCGGAAGCGGATGCGGCAGGCCGAGATGGGCATCGCCGAGCTGCGCAACAACGTGGACACGATGATCGTGGTTCCCAACGAGCGGCTCCTCGCGGTGGTCGGGAAAGGCATCCCCTTCCAGGATGCGCTCAAGAAGGCCGACGAGGTGCTGCTCCACGCCACGCAGGGGATCGCCGGGCTGATCACCTCGACCGGCATCATCAACGTCGACTTCGCCGATGTGCGGACGATCATGCAGAACGGTGGGGCGGCGCTGATGGGCACCGGGACCGGGCGGGGTGACAACCGCGCCATGGAAGCGGCCCAGCAGGCTATTTCGAGCCCCCTGCTCGACAACGTCTCGATCACCGGCGCCACCGGCGTACTGATCAACATCACCGGCGGCAACGACCTGACGCTCGGCGAGGCCAGCACCATCAACCAGATCATCCACGACGCCGCCGGCGACGATGCCGAAATCATCTTTGGTGCGCACAACGATCCGGCCATGGAGGGCGAGGTCCGGGTGACGGTCATCGCCACCGGGTTTGACCGGACGATCACGCACGACGTCGGCGGCCGCTCGGCGCCCGGCATCCTGCCGTTCCCGACGCCGCGTCGGACGGCCACGCCTCCTCCGCTCAGCAATCAGACTCCTGCCCCGGCCAGTCGGCCGGAACCGCGCCGGCCCGCCGCCCCGTCCGATGTGCCGGACATGGAAATCCCGACCTTTATCCGGCGGCAGATGGACTGA
- a CDS encoding M23 family metallopeptidase encodes MKVARFLVAFAIVLFGAWAAINHSWPWKRVLVAPPIVVDNAWTENTDTLHRGETISELLARQGVVGLNLQDVVERSSFDPRRARAGMVFSFRRPRLDSFPSAFSVRTGAEQRLQFLRADSGGWTTEIQPIEWRPEVVRIEGPIDNSLYVALDDGVDAQLLGPGERERLAWDLADVYAWSVDFTRDIRSGDRFQVVFEREVSEEGEVRFGKILASDLSINGRNLTAYRFETASGAASYYDADGQSLRRAFLRAPLQFRRISSSFNRSRRHPILGYARRHEGTDYSAAYGTPVLAAGEGTVVKAGRAGGYGNLIELRHANGITTRYGHLSAILVRVGTRVSQGQVIGRVGATGLATASHLHYEFRVNGVARDSRRMDLGNGKPVATADRPAFDMERDRLAAELYPVPAPTMAHLGD; translated from the coding sequence ATGAAGGTCGCGCGGTTTCTTGTCGCCTTTGCGATCGTCCTGTTCGGGGCCTGGGCCGCGATCAACCACTCCTGGCCGTGGAAGCGCGTGCTGGTCGCCCCGCCCATCGTGGTGGACAACGCCTGGACCGAGAATACCGACACCCTGCACCGGGGTGAAACGATCTCCGAACTGCTCGCGCGCCAGGGAGTGGTCGGGCTGAACCTGCAGGACGTCGTCGAGCGCTCGAGCTTCGATCCGCGCCGCGCTCGCGCCGGCATGGTCTTCAGCTTCCGGCGTCCCCGCCTGGACTCCTTCCCAAGCGCGTTTTCCGTGCGCACCGGCGCCGAGCAGCGCCTCCAGTTCCTCCGGGCCGACAGCGGCGGCTGGACGACCGAGATCCAGCCGATCGAATGGCGCCCGGAGGTGGTGCGGATCGAAGGGCCGATCGACAACTCGCTGTATGTGGCGCTTGACGACGGGGTCGACGCGCAGCTCCTGGGTCCGGGCGAGCGGGAGCGACTGGCCTGGGACCTCGCGGATGTCTATGCCTGGTCCGTGGACTTCACTCGGGACATCAGGTCGGGGGACCGATTCCAGGTCGTGTTCGAACGTGAGGTGTCCGAGGAGGGGGAAGTACGGTTCGGAAAGATCCTGGCCAGCGACCTCTCCATCAACGGGCGGAACCTCACAGCCTACCGGTTCGAGACGGCGAGCGGCGCGGCGTCCTACTACGACGCCGACGGCCAGTCCCTCCGGCGTGCCTTCCTCCGGGCCCCCCTCCAGTTCCGCCGCATCTCCTCCAGCTTCAACCGCTCCCGCCGGCATCCGATTCTCGGATACGCCCGCCGCCACGAGGGCACAGACTACTCCGCCGCCTACGGTACCCCGGTGCTGGCGGCCGGCGAGGGGACCGTGGTCAAGGCGGGGCGGGCCGGGGGATACGGCAACCTGATCGAGCTGCGCCACGCCAACGGAATCACCACGCGCTACGGGCACCTGAGCGCCATCCTCGTCCGGGTGGGTACCCGGGTCAGCCAGGGACAGGTCATCGGCCGGGTAGGCGCCACTGGTTTGGCGACGGCCTCGCACCTGCACTACGAGTTCCGGGTCAATGGCGTCGCGCGCGACTCCCGTCGGATGGACCTCGGCAATGGCAAGCCGGTGGCTACCGCCGATCGTCCGGCGTTCGACATGGAACGGGACCGGCTGGCGGCCGAGTTGTACCCGGTGCCGGCACCGACGATGGCTCACCTCGGCGACTGA
- the ftsY gene encoding signal recognition particle-docking protein FtsY has protein sequence MVRGFNAADLESVERLLLEADFGVPATMDLMAVLENGVRRGTWKSEADLKEALVDRIAELLATAEGSGEIARAASGPTVVLVMGVNGVGKTTTVAKLAHRLKGQGRKVLLGAADTWRAGAIAQLEVWAERLDVPCVSGAPGGDPAAVAFDAVEAAVARGADTVLVDTAGRLHTQEGLMDELRKVARVVGRRAPGAPHESLLVLDGTVGQNAVQQGRLFAEAVPLTGLIITKLDGTAKGGAAVALRRELGVPIRFLGRGEGVADLVPFNPRDFARHLLADEG, from the coding sequence ATGGTCCGGGGCTTCAACGCCGCCGATCTCGAGTCGGTGGAGCGGCTGTTGCTGGAGGCCGACTTTGGCGTTCCCGCCACGATGGACCTCATGGCGGTGCTCGAAAATGGGGTCCGGCGAGGGACCTGGAAGAGCGAGGCCGACCTCAAGGAGGCGCTGGTCGACCGGATTGCGGAGCTGCTCGCCACCGCGGAGGGCTCGGGCGAGATCGCCCGGGCCGCGTCCGGCCCCACGGTCGTGCTTGTCATGGGGGTCAACGGCGTCGGCAAGACGACGACGGTGGCGAAGCTGGCGCATCGCCTCAAGGGGCAGGGACGGAAGGTCCTTTTGGGCGCCGCCGACACCTGGCGGGCCGGGGCCATTGCGCAGCTGGAGGTGTGGGCGGAACGACTCGACGTGCCGTGCGTGTCGGGCGCGCCCGGAGGGGATCCCGCCGCGGTGGCCTTCGACGCCGTCGAGGCGGCGGTAGCCCGCGGTGCCGACACCGTGCTGGTGGACACGGCCGGCCGGCTGCACACGCAGGAAGGGCTGATGGACGAACTGCGCAAGGTGGCACGCGTGGTCGGCCGGCGTGCCCCGGGCGCTCCTCACGAGTCGCTGCTCGTGCTCGACGGCACCGTCGGACAGAATGCGGTGCAGCAGGGCCGGCTCTTTGCCGAGGCCGTGCCGCTGACCGGGCTGATCATCACCAAGCTCGACGGCACCGCCAAGGGCGGGGCGGCGGTCGCGTTGCGACGCGAGTTGGGCGTGCCGATCCGGTTCCTGGGCCGCGGGGAGGGCGTGGCGGACCTTGTCCCCTTCAATCCGCGAGACTTCGCCAGGCACCTCCTTGCCGACGAAGGGTAG
- the recG gene encoding ATP-dependent DNA helicase RecG produces the protein MPTKGSAPSSLRLDTPVKFLKGVGERRADAFARLGVVTAQDLLWHLPHRYLDASSVIPVARARVGDEVACIGRVVDKGVVPTRKGLRIFRAVLRDASGVIECAWPGQAFLDRTIEVGQTLLVAGTVRFYHGRQLAPSEFLILADEDEAIAPESGRVLPVYPATEGLSHKMIRSLVDRHLDHLLPLVKDALPASIRSELALPTLVDALRDVHRPATVTDAERGRRRLAFDELFDLQLMLVRARTLAKRQRSGIAFEVKRDLTSALKAALPYELTTDQKQAIREITTDMTAPERMHRLLMGDVGTGKTVVALFAMLLAVENDFQAALMAPTELLAEQHARTLTELLAPLGIVPELLLGKMTAAAKKAAKARLGQGGARIAVGTHALMQESVAFRRLGLVVIDEQHRFGVEQRAALIGKGSSPDVLLLSATPIPRSLALTLYGDLDQSQLRERPPGRGTVRTTIRSEQHRERVMAFIEAECRAGRQAYVVLPIIDESEKADLRAATTMAEMLDARWPDLVVELVHGRLKADERDRVMRRFRDGAVQVLVATTVIEVGIDVPNATVMVIEHPERFGLAQLHQLRGRIGRGAGDSHCILLPGGRTPDRLKAFAATNDGFAIAELDLKERGMGDLIGARQSGGIEVRHARLPEDTALLQRARELAGQVLAADPMLQRTVNQSIRARALARFPRATELFRIG, from the coding sequence TTGCCGACGAAGGGTAGCGCCCCCTCCAGCCTCCGGCTCGACACGCCCGTCAAGTTCCTCAAGGGGGTCGGCGAGCGGCGCGCCGACGCCTTTGCGCGACTCGGTGTCGTGACCGCGCAGGATCTTCTCTGGCATCTCCCGCATCGATATCTCGACGCCTCGTCCGTCATTCCGGTGGCCCGCGCCCGGGTTGGGGATGAAGTCGCCTGTATCGGACGCGTCGTGGACAAGGGCGTGGTGCCGACCCGTAAGGGACTCCGGATCTTCCGCGCGGTGCTGCGCGATGCGTCGGGCGTTATCGAATGCGCGTGGCCAGGTCAGGCATTTCTCGATCGGACCATCGAGGTTGGGCAGACGTTGCTGGTCGCCGGTACCGTCCGCTTCTACCACGGCAGGCAGCTCGCTCCCTCCGAATTCCTGATCCTGGCGGATGAGGACGAGGCGATTGCGCCGGAAAGTGGCCGGGTGCTGCCGGTCTACCCCGCCACCGAGGGACTCAGCCACAAGATGATCCGCTCCCTCGTGGACCGGCATCTTGACCACCTCCTCCCGTTGGTGAAAGACGCGCTGCCGGCGTCCATCCGGTCGGAACTTGCCCTCCCCACGCTGGTGGACGCGCTGCGCGACGTACACCGGCCCGCCACCGTGACGGACGCCGAGCGGGGCCGGAGGCGTCTCGCCTTCGATGAGTTGTTTGACTTGCAGCTGATGCTGGTGCGGGCCCGGACGCTCGCCAAGCGCCAGCGCAGCGGCATCGCCTTCGAGGTCAAGCGCGACCTCACGTCGGCGCTGAAGGCGGCGCTTCCCTACGAGCTGACGACCGACCAGAAGCAGGCCATTCGGGAAATCACGACGGACATGACCGCCCCGGAACGGATGCATCGCCTGCTGATGGGCGATGTCGGGACCGGGAAGACCGTCGTGGCGCTCTTTGCCATGCTCCTGGCGGTCGAGAACGACTTCCAGGCGGCGCTGATGGCGCCCACGGAGTTGTTGGCCGAGCAGCATGCGCGGACCCTCACCGAACTCCTGGCCCCGCTCGGCATCGTGCCGGAGCTGCTGCTGGGGAAGATGACGGCGGCCGCGAAGAAGGCGGCAAAGGCCCGGCTGGGGCAGGGTGGCGCGCGCATCGCGGTCGGGACGCACGCGCTGATGCAGGAGAGTGTAGCCTTTCGCCGGCTCGGCCTTGTGGTCATCGACGAACAGCACCGGTTCGGCGTGGAGCAGCGCGCCGCCCTGATCGGGAAGGGATCCTCCCCGGACGTCCTGCTGCTTTCCGCCACGCCGATCCCCCGGTCGCTGGCGCTCACCCTCTATGGCGACCTCGACCAGTCCCAGCTGCGGGAGCGGCCGCCGGGGAGAGGGACGGTCCGGACCACCATCCGCAGCGAACAGCATCGCGAACGGGTCATGGCGTTCATCGAGGCTGAGTGCCGCGCGGGGCGGCAGGCGTATGTCGTCCTGCCGATCATCGACGAATCGGAAAAGGCGGATCTCCGTGCAGCCACCACGATGGCGGAGATGCTCGATGCACGGTGGCCTGACCTCGTGGTCGAGCTCGTGCACGGCCGCCTCAAGGCGGACGAGCGCGACCGGGTCATGCGCCGGTTTCGGGATGGCGCGGTGCAGGTGCTCGTCGCCACCACGGTCATTGAAGTGGGAATCGACGTGCCGAACGCCACCGTCATGGTGATCGAGCACCCGGAGCGGTTCGGGCTGGCGCAGTTGCACCAGCTGCGGGGCCGCATCGGGCGCGGTGCAGGGGACAGCCACTGTATCCTGCTGCCGGGTGGGCGGACGCCGGACCGGTTGAAGGCGTTCGCGGCCACCAATGACGGGTTTGCGATCGCGGAGCTGGATCTCAAGGAGCGGGGGATGGGCGACCTGATCGGCGCGCGCCAGTCTGGCGGCATCGAGGTCCGGCACGCGCGGCTCCCCGAGGATACGGCCCTGCTGCAGCGCGCGCGTGAACTGGCGGGGCAAGTGCTGGCCGCCGACCCGATGCTCCAGCGGACCGTCAACCAGTCGATCCGGGCCCGTGCGCTGGCCCGCTTTCCGAGAGCGACGGAGTTGTTTCGCATCGGGTAG
- the asnS gene encoding asparagine--tRNA ligase: MPYVRINELDRHVGQSVTVRGWVATTRSSGKIAFVVLRDGSGYLQTVFSKREVPEATWLRLSELTQEASIAVTGEVRADARAPGGHELTATEVEILGTSPDYPISPKEHGSSFLFEHRHLWLRSRRQVAIAKVRNEVVQGIRDFFYDRDFVLVDTPILTGSIGEEAGNLFSTDYFDLGKAYLAQTGQLYVEAAAAALGKVYCFGPTFRAEKSKTRRHLTEFWMVEPEVAWNDSDANMTLQEEFISAVVARVLDRRKEELKELERDTAPLERVTGPFPRISYTDAVAKLQGLGSDITWGKDLGGDDETLLAKEYDRPVFVFNYPKEVKAFYMKENPDDPRTVLNNDCLAPEGYGEIIGGSQREDDHDRLLARILAQGLDPEAYRWYLDLRKYGTFVHSGFGLGVERTIAWICGNPHIRESIAFPRQIHRLYP, encoded by the coding sequence ATGCCATACGTCAGAATCAACGAACTGGATCGCCACGTCGGTCAGTCTGTCACCGTCCGCGGATGGGTCGCCACGACCCGATCCAGCGGCAAGATCGCCTTCGTGGTGCTCCGCGACGGTTCCGGGTACCTGCAGACGGTCTTCTCGAAGCGCGAGGTCCCGGAGGCCACCTGGCTCCGGCTCTCCGAACTCACCCAGGAAGCCTCGATCGCGGTGACTGGCGAGGTGCGGGCGGATGCGCGCGCGCCCGGTGGCCATGAGCTCACGGCAACCGAGGTGGAGATCCTCGGTACCAGCCCGGATTATCCCATCTCGCCCAAGGAGCATGGGAGCAGCTTCCTCTTCGAACACCGGCACCTCTGGCTGCGCAGCCGTCGCCAGGTGGCCATCGCCAAGGTGCGCAATGAGGTGGTGCAGGGCATCCGGGACTTCTTCTACGACCGCGATTTTGTGCTGGTGGACACGCCGATTCTCACCGGATCGATCGGCGAGGAGGCGGGCAACCTCTTCAGCACCGATTACTTCGACCTGGGCAAAGCGTACCTCGCGCAGACGGGCCAGCTCTACGTCGAGGCGGCGGCCGCCGCACTCGGCAAGGTGTACTGCTTCGGTCCGACCTTCCGGGCGGAGAAGTCGAAGACGCGGCGCCACCTGACCGAGTTCTGGATGGTGGAGCCGGAGGTCGCGTGGAACGACTCCGACGCCAACATGACCCTACAGGAGGAGTTCATCTCCGCCGTGGTGGCGCGCGTGCTGGACCGCCGGAAGGAAGAATTGAAGGAGCTCGAGCGTGACACGGCGCCGCTTGAGCGGGTGACCGGCCCCTTTCCGCGCATCAGCTACACCGATGCCGTGGCAAAGCTGCAGGGGCTCGGCTCCGACATCACGTGGGGGAAGGACCTCGGGGGAGACGACGAGACGCTGCTGGCGAAGGAGTACGACCGGCCTGTATTCGTCTTCAACTACCCCAAAGAGGTCAAGGCCTTCTACATGAAGGAGAACCCCGACGACCCCCGGACGGTGCTGAACAACGACTGCCTGGCCCCCGAGGGGTACGGGGAGATCATCGGCGGTTCACAACGCGAGGATGATCACGATCGGTTGCTGGCCAGGATCCTCGCCCAGGGGCTCGACCCCGAGGCGTATCGCTGGTATCTCGACCTGCGAAAGTACGGGACCTTTGTGCACAGCGGTTTCGGCCTCGGCGTCGAGCGCACCATCGCCTGGATCTGCGGCAACCCGCACATCAGGGAGTCGATCGCGTTCCCGAGGCAGATTCACCGGCTCTACCCCTAG
- the mazG gene encoding nucleoside triphosphate pyrophosphohydrolase — MQENSALGRAMEMVRDLRVRCPWDRAQTRETLRPYLVEEVLEVDQAIGSGDPALLRDEMGDFLLHLAWQLVLAEELGEFTAKQVADDLVAKMQRRHPHLFDLGPAQPWEQLKRQERPRGTLEGLPPTLPPLLHAFRLQERAASVGFDWDDVQGPLEKVREEIAEVVEQLPAAGQRGSEAAGPYVEHTAEQAASPELIEEIGDLLFAVVNLSRKAGVAPGVALDRANRKFIERFRGVERLAAERGIDLHSAGLTKLDELWDEVKSR, encoded by the coding sequence ATGCAAGAGAATTCAGCGCTTGGACGTGCCATGGAGATGGTCAGGGATCTGCGTGTCCGGTGCCCCTGGGACCGTGCGCAAACCCGGGAGACGCTGCGGCCCTACCTGGTCGAGGAGGTGCTGGAAGTCGATCAGGCCATCGGCTCCGGTGACCCGGCGCTGTTACGCGATGAGATGGGGGACTTTCTCCTTCATCTCGCCTGGCAACTCGTCCTGGCCGAGGAGCTCGGCGAGTTTACCGCCAAGCAGGTGGCGGATGACCTGGTCGCCAAGATGCAGCGTCGGCACCCGCACCTCTTCGATCTGGGCCCCGCGCAGCCCTGGGAGCAGCTGAAGCGGCAGGAGCGCCCCCGTGGCACCCTCGAGGGCCTTCCCCCGACGCTTCCTCCCCTGCTCCACGCATTCCGGCTGCAGGAACGAGCGGCATCCGTCGGGTTCGACTGGGACGACGTACAGGGGCCGCTGGAAAAGGTGCGCGAGGAGATCGCGGAAGTTGTGGAACAACTTCCCGCGGCTGGGCAGCGGGGCAGCGAGGCAGCGGGGCCGTATGTGGAGCACACTGCTGAGCAGGCTGCGTCGCCGGAGTTGATCGAGGAGATTGGGGACCTGCTTTTTGCGGTGGTGAACCTGTCACGGAAGGCGGGCGTGGCACCCGGTGTCGCACTCGACAGGGCCAACCGGAAGTTCATCGAGCGCTTCCGGGGGGTAGAACGGCTTGCCGCCGAGCGGGGAATCGATCTCCACTCGGCGGGGCTGACAAAACTGGACGAGCTCTGGGACGAGGTGAAGTCGCGCTAG